The proteins below come from a single Melospiza melodia melodia isolate bMelMel2 chromosome 12, bMelMel2.pri, whole genome shotgun sequence genomic window:
- the LOC134423411 gene encoding serine/threonine-protein kinase PAK 1-like has translation MAPEVVTGQPYGPKVDIWSFGIVGIEMIEQEPPYLGESSGTATYLIATVGTPQLRQPKLLSALLRDFLSCCLQTDEEQRWSAKELLQHPFVTSAKPPFILAQVINSVKKTNNPKL, from the exons atggcgcctgaagtggtgacaggtcaaccatatggccccaaagtggacatatggtcttttggaattgtgggaattgaaatgatagaacaagaacctccttacttgggcgaaagttctggcacg gctacatacctgatagccacagtagggactccacagctgcggcagcccaagctcctctcggctttgctgcgtgacttcctgagctgctgcctgcagacagacgaggagcagcgttggtctgccaaggagctcctgcag catccatttgtaacttcagccaagccaccattcatcctggcacaagtcatcaactcagtgaagaagacgaataaccctaaactctaa